From the genome of Pseudoxanthomonas sp.:
CGGTGGCGCGCCACTGCCCGGTGAAGACCTTGTCGCGCCACAGCGCGGCGGGGAGGAAATCGTCTTGTGTCATGGGAGGGACCTCGAAGAAAAACCGTGGCCGCAGCCTGCGCGCGCACCCGCACGGTCACCATCCCCCTTTGGCGTTAGGCCGCCAACCCGCGCCATTGCTGGACGCGGGTGCGGCGGGTGTCCAGAAACTGGACACCCATCGGCCCGACGGTCAGAAGGTGTACTTGACCGTGGTCTGCAGGCGGTTCAATTCGCCTTCGGCATCGTTGGCCAGCTGGCGCTTGGCCCAGCTCAGTTCGGCACCCACGTCCAGGCGCGGGAACGGCGAGTAGATCAGGTTCACGCGCCAGGACTGGGTGCGTTCGGTGGCCAGCTGGCCCACCGCCGATTCATCGGTGGAGATATAGGCCGCCGAATACGCCAGCGTGCTGCGCAGGTTGCCGGTCCAGTTATGGCGCCAGGCCGCAAAGCCCGCGTAGCCGTCCTGCGCCTTCAACCGGCCGTCCTGTTCGATGTACGCATCGGGGATCAGGCCGAAGCCGATGTAGCGGCCCAGGCCAGGACCACCACTGACCGTGTACTGCAGCAGGTCGGTGTCGCTGAGCTTGAACGAGCCAGCCACGCTGAGCGCATAGCCGGCGGTGCTGTCATCGGCGGTGCGCAGCTGGCGGGCCAGGCCGGCGACGCTGAAATGGCCCCAGTTGCCCTTGGTGGTCCAGCGCGCAGTGACGTCCGGCACGTTGTTCTCGCCGGAGCTGACCTGCGTGGGTGAGCCATCCTGGTACCAGGTCTGCGGGTTCTCCAGCGAGAACGACCAGTTGCCGGTGCTGTAGCGGATCTGCGCCTGGCGCGCGAACAGGGTGCCATCGACGATGCCGACGAAGTCCACCGTTTCCGGCAGTGAGCCCAGGTCCATCGCATTGGTCCAGGTCTGGCCAGCCAGCCAGTGGTTCCACTGCACGTAGGCATGGCGCAGGGTCGGCGGATAGCCGTTGGAGAACTTCTCGTTGCCGACGTTGCTGTTGCCGCCACCGAAGAAGTCGAACTCCACGTAGCCCTTCAGCTTGTCGCCGGCATCGGTGACGCGGTCCACGCCAAACCAGATCCGCGAGAACTGCGCGTGGAAATCGGTGTAGCTCTTGCCCGGACCGGCATCGACCGGGGTGGCCGCGGGGAAGTAGAACAACCGGCCCGGCGTGCTGTCGGCGATGGCGCCATCGCTGGTGTAGGTGGACATCATGTCCAGCTTGATGAAGCCGCCGTAGCTGAAGTGGCTGTCACCACCGGCGACGATGGCGGTGTTCTGGATCGGCGCACGCGGCGGCGCGCCTGCACCCAACGCCGGTGATGCCTGCGCCGGTGGCGCCGTCACGATCGCGCCACTGCCCTGCACGCCCGGCCCCTTGAGCGGGGTGTTGCCGGGCACGGTGGCCGCTTCCAGGCGCGAGCGCGCGTCGGCCAGCTGGCTCTGCTGGTTCAGGACCATGTCCTTCAGCGCGGAGACCTCGCTTTCCAGCTGCTGGATGCGCTGGTCCTGCGCGGCATCGCTGGCGGTCTGCGCCGCGGCCAGGCCGGGGGCGAACAGCGCGACGGAAATCGCGCACGCCAACGACGCGCGACGGGTGGCGGTGATCAATGACTGCATGCTTCCCTCCCAGGAAAAACCCGTGGTGATGTGATGCGCCACCCGATGGCGGCGCAGTGACAGGTGATGGCGTTGACCTACGACGTGCGCGTGGCGCACGCCCTCCCCTTGCAACAACGACTAGCGCGACGCCTGCCCCACCGGCACCGCCGCGCGCCCCCAACGCCACTGCAGCAGCAGGTGCGTGGCCACGCCGAACAACAGACTCCAGAACGCCGCGCCCAATCCGAACAGCGACATCCCCGATGCGCAGACGATGAAGGTCACCAGCGCCGCATCACGGTCGCGCGCATCGGCCACCGCCGTGGTCAATGCGCCGGCAATGCTGGGGAACAGCGCCAGCCCCGCCAGCGTGGCGATCAGCTCTTTGGGCAGTGTCGAGAACAGCGCCAGCACCGTGCCGGCGAAACAACCCAGCACCAGGTAGGCCACGCCGCCGGCAACCCCGGCCACGTAGCGCCGACCTGCATCCGGATGCGCTTCGGGACCGGTGCAGATCGCGGCGGTGACCGCGCCTGGATTCAAGCCATGGCAGCCGAACGGCGCCAGCAGCGCCGAACCCGCCGCCGACCACACCAGCAGCGGACCGGCCGCCGGACGCGCATAGCCGCAGGTGCGCAACACCGCCATGCCCGGCACGAACTGCCCGGTCAATGCGACCACCACCAGCGGGATGCTGATGCTGACGATGGCCTGCCAGTCGAACTGCGGCGTCACCCACACCGGCACCGTGACCGACAGCGCCGGCAACGGGCCATGCACCTGCCCGGTCAGCAGCGCCACGCTGACGCCGGTCAGCAGCACCGCCACCACCGCATAGCGCGGAAACCAGCGTCGCCCGGTGAAGAACGCCACGAACATCGCCAGCACCAGCACCAGCTGCGAGGCCATGCCCACGAACAACCGGGTGGCGAACCCGAACAGGATGCCAGCCAGCATCGCCGCGGTGATCGCCGGCGGCAGGCGCGCCACGATGCGGTCGAACGCACCGGACAATCCCACCGCCAGCATCACCGCGCTGGCCACCACGTACGCACCGACCGCAACCGGAAACGCCACGGTCGGCAGCAGCGTCACCAGCAATACCGAACCGGGAATCGACCAGGCGATCACCGTCGGCGCACGGTAGTACAGGCTCAAGCCCACGCCCAGCACCCCGCTGCCGATCGAGATCGCCCACACCCATGAGGCCAGCAGCGGTGCGGGCAGCCCGGACGCAGCCTGGAACACGATCACCAGCGGCCCGGCGAACGAGATCAGCGTGGCGATCACGCCGGCCAGGACGGCCGGCAGCGATGCATCCCTGATCAACTGGCGGATGAAGGCCGGCACGTCAGGGCGCGTTGGCCGCCACGGCCGCCTGCACCGGCCTGGCTGCGCGCTGGTTGCACACCGCAAACACCAGCATCGACACCGTCGCCACTGCCGCGGGCACGGCGAAGATCAGGAAGCTCTGCTGCAATGGCAGCTCACGCGCCAGCAGCACGCCGCCCAGGGTCGGCCCGACAATGGCGCCGACACGACCCACGCCAGACGCCCAACCCAGCCCGGTCGAGCGCACCGACAGGTTGTACAGCTGGGCCACGCTGGCGTAGAGCAGGATCTGCGTGCCGATGGTGGTAGCGCCGGCAATGAACACCAGCGTGAACAGCACCGGCACCGACGGGATGTAGCCGATTGCGGCAATCGACAGCGCCGCGGCGGCGAAGAAGCCCACCACCACTTTCGGCAATCCGAAACGGTCGCCCAGCCAGCCACCAGCAATCGCCCCGGCCATGCCACCGAAGTTCAGCGAGAACAGCGTCAGCAGGCTGGCCTTCTGCGCGTAGCCGGCTTCCTGCATGACCTTGGGCAGCCACGAACTGAGCAGGTACACCAGCAGCAGGCAGCAGAAGAACGACAGCCACAGCATCAGCGTGCGCAGCGTGCGCTGGTGGCGGAACAACTCGATCACCGAAGCCGCCGCGCCCTTGGTTTCACTGAAGACCAGCGTGTCCTGCGCCTGGATCGCGGCTCCGGTCTGCAGCCTGGCGAAGATCGCGCGGGCTTCTTCCTGGCGCCCCTGGCGGATCAGGAACCCCAGCGATTCGGGCAGGCGCCACAGGATCAGCGGCAGCACCAGCAGCGGCACCGCGGCGGCCCAGAACATCGGCTTCCAGCCCAGCGCCGGGATCATCCAGATGCCCAGCGCCGCGGCGACCATGCCACCGACCGAGTAACCGCTGAACATCAGCGCCACCATCGTGCCGCGCATGCGCTTGGGCGCGTACTCGTTCATCAGCGCCACCGCGTTGGGCATCAGCCCGCCGCAACCCAGCCCGGCAACGAAGCGCAGCGCCTTGAAGTGCTCCGGCGTGTTGGCAAAGCCGGTGCACAGCGTGGCCACGGTGAACAACACGAAGCTGATCGCGATGCCTTTCTTGCGGCCAATCCTGTCGGCCAGCGGCCCCAACACCAGCGCGCCGAACATCATCCCGAACAGCGCCCAGGCCTGCAGCATGCCGGCCTCCGGCTTGCTCAGGCCCCACTCCTTGATCAGCGTCGGCAGCACCGTGCCGGCGACGAACACGTCGTAGCCATCCACGACCAGCAACACCGCACACAACACCACCACCGACCACTGGAACCGGCTGAATCGACCACTGTCGATGGCCTCACTGACATCGATGCTGCGCATGACCTCTCCCTCCCAGGATGTGCACTGCGTTGGATGAAGCAGCCATCGGCGACGGCTGCCTTTGTCGATTTCAGCCGGTGTCACCCCCGGCCACGGGCAGGATCGAACCGGTGATGTAGCCCGCCTCGTCGGAGGCCAGGAACAGGATCGGAGCGACCTGTTCGTCGATGGTTCCGTAGCGATTGAGGAAGCTGGACGTGGTGACCTGTTCGACCACCTCACCCATCCACGCCTGCTCCTGCGCGGTGTCGCCACTGGCGTTGCGCGGCACGCGACGCGGCGGCGCGGACGTGCCGCCCGGCGCGGTGGCGACCACGCGGATGTTGCGGTCGGCGTATTCCATCGCCAGGCACTGGGTAATCGCGTTGACGCCGCCCTTGGCGGCCGAGTACGGCACCCGGTAGATGCCTCGGGTGGCGTTGGATGAGACGTTGACGATGGTGCCGGCGCCGCGCGTCAGCAGGTGCGGCAGCACCGCGTGGCAGCTGTACAGCGTGGGCATCAGCGAGCGGCGGATCTCGGCATCGATCTGTTCGGGTTCGAACTCGGCGAACGGGCGCATGCGGATCGCACCGCCGACGTTGTTGATCAGGATGTCGATGCCGCCGAAGGCCTGCGCGGCGAAGTCCATCGCGGCCACCGCGCCGGCATGGGTTTCCAGATCGGCGACGAACGCGGCGGTGTTGCCACCGGCTTCGGCCGCGACCTCGCCGACGAAGTCCGCGCGATCCACCAGCACGACCTGCGCGCCTTCGGCCGCGGCCCGCAGCGCAACGCTGCGACCAATGCCCTGCGCCGCACCGGTCACCACCATGACCTTGCCGGCGAAGCGACGGCTCACGCGGCCAGATCCTGTGGCGCGCTGGCCGGCGCATTCGGCGTGAACTTCTCGTAGTAGAAGCTGGCCGGACTGACCTTGATGTCGGTGAAGTGGTTGCGCACCGCGTCGACCATCGGCGGCGGGCCGCACAGGTACACATCCACCGCGCCGTCATGCAGCGCTTCGGGCATCAGGTGCTGGGTGACGTAACCGATCTTCGGATGGCGCGATTCGGGATCGACCACGCAGGTGTCGAAGCTGAAGAAGTCCAGGCGCTCGGCGAACTTCCGCAGTACATCCACCAGCACCAGGTCCGCGCCGCGGGTGACGCCGTACATCAGGTACACGGGATGGTCGCTGCCCGTGCTTTCCAGGTGCGCCAGCATCGACAGGAACGGCGCCAGCCCGGTGCCACCGGCCAGCATCAGTACCGGTCGCTTCACTTCGCGCAGGTAGAAGCTGCCCAGCGGGCCGGTCATGTCCAGCACCTGGCCGGGACTGGCGCTGTCCAGGTAGCCGCTCATCAGGCCACCGGGCACGCGCTTGATCAGGAACGTCGGCTCGTGCGAACCGGGCTTTGAGCTGAAGGAATACGACCGCGTCTGGCCACTGCCCGGCACGGCAATGTTGACGTACTGGCCGGGCAGGAAGCCCGGCGCATCGCCGGTGACTTCCAGCTTCAGTTCCAGCGCCGCGTCTTCGTGCGGCACCACGTCCACCACCGCGGCCTTGAACGTGGTGCTGCCGGTCTTGCATGCGGTGGAAGTCACCGGCACGGCCAGCGTGCAGTCCGAGGACGGCACCATCTGGCAGGTCAGCACCAGGCCTGCGCCGGCTTCGTCTTCGGTCAGCGCGTCGTCGATGTAGTCGTCGCCGAGATCGTATTGCCCGGCCTCGGCGCGGCACTTGCAGGTTCCGCAGACGCCATCGGAACAATCCATCGGCAGGTTGATCTTGTTCCGATAGGCCGCGTCCAGCACTTTCTCGCCTGCATTGCAGTCGATGAAGCGGGTGATGCCGTCTTCGAAATTCAGGGCGATGCGATAGCTCATGGAAACCTCCTTCAGCCGGGCCGGTCAGATGTGGTAGATGTCGATGACCTGGCGGATGTAGTCGTTCTTCAACACGATCTTCTTGTTGGCGATCAGGAAGCCCTCGCCGTCGCGGCGCAGGGTCACGAAACAGGTGCCGAAGAAGTGATCGGTGGACTTGTAGCGATGGTTGAGCGTGTGGAAGTTGTAGCGGACGTCGATGGCGTCGTCGCGCGTGTCCAGCACCTCGATGTTGTTGATGTTGTGCCCGGTGCGCGGCTCCGGCGTGGAGGCGCTGGAGCGTTCGGTCTTGATCCGGAACACCCGGTCTTCCAGCCCGTCGCGATTGGGGTAATAGATCAGCGAGATCTGCGACTGCGGGTCTTCGGTGAGCTGGTCATCGTCATCCCAGGCGGGCATCCAATAGACGACATCGCTGGCGTACAGCGCCAGCCATTCGTCCCACTGCCGGTCATCCAGCAGGCGCGCCTCGCGATACAGGAACGCGGCGATGGCGGCGGCATCATGGCTCACGGCGCATCTCCGCAACCTGCATCGGCCACGGCCTTGCGCAGGGTCCTGGCCCAGTATTCGTGCTGGCGCACGAACAGGCCTTCGTCCTCGCTGCGGCCGCCACTGAGCAGCGGCTTGATGCCCATCTTCTGTGCGTTTTCATCCGGCCCTTCGACCCACAGCGGCGCACCGCGGCTCAGGTCGTTCCAGGCAGCGGACGTGCCGGCGTAGCCCTGCTGGCAGGCGCGGAATTCCTCCAGGTCATCGGCCGTGCCCATGCCCGAGACGTTGAAGAAATCCTCGTACTGGCGGATGCGGGTGGCGCGGTCCTCCGCGCTCTCGCCCTTGATGCCGAAGCAATAGATGGTGACTTCGGTCTTGTCCACGTCGATCGGGCGGGTCACGCGGATCTGGGTGGAAAACTGGTCCATCAGGTACACGTTCGGGTACAGGCACAGGTTGCGGGTCTGGCGGGTGATGAAGTCCGCCTTGTCTTCGCCCACGCGCGCGGCGATTTCGGCGCGACGCTTCCAGACCGGGCGCACTTCCGGGTTGAGCGACTGGGTCCACAGCAGGATGTGGCCGTTGTCGAAGCCGTATACCCCGCCGATGCTCTTGCTCCAGCCGTTGGCGTCCACGGCCTTGGTGCCGGTTTCCTTGCGCCGGCCCATGGTGGCTGAGTAATTCCAGTGCACGGAGCTGACGTGGTAGCCGTCGCAGCCGTTCTCCATCTGCAGCTTCCAGTTTCCGTCGTAGATGTAGGACGAACTGCCGCGCAGCACTTCCAGGCCATCGGGCGCCTGGTCGACGATCTGGTCGATGATGGTTTTCGTCTCGCCCAGGTAATCCTCCAGCGAGGCGACCTCGTCACTCAGGCTGCCGAACAGGAAGCCGCGATAGCTCTGGAAGCGGGCCACGCGCTTGAGATCGTGCGAACCGTGTTCGCCAAACTGCGGCGGATACTGGGTGGTCTTTTCATCCTTGACCTTGAGCAGCTTGCCGGTATTGCTGAAGGTCCAGCCGTGGAAGGGGCAGGTGAAGCTGCCCTTGTTGCCGTGCTTGCGCCGGCACAGCATCGCGCCACGGTGCGCGCAGGCATTGATCACCGCATGCAGCTCGCCGGTCTTGTCGCGGGTGATCACCACCGGCTGGCGGCCGATATGGGTGGTGAAGTAATCGTTGTTGTTGGGGATCTGGCTTTCATGCGCCAGGTAGACCCAGTTGGATTCGAAGATGTGCTTCATCTCCAGCTCGAACAGGTCGGCGTCGGTGAAGATGTCGCGACGGCAGCGGAACACGCCCGCTTCGGGATCGTCCTGCAGCGCGGTGGCCAGCAGCTGTTCGATGTCGGTCTTGTTTTCGATGATCGCGGACACGGAAACCTCTCCCGGTGGGGATGGTGGGCACGCGCGCATGGCGCGGTGAAGCCAGGACGATGTGGAGCGGACGGCGCACGTGGCGCCGTCCGGTAGCGCGGATCAGGCTGCGGCGCGCAGGCGGTAGACCAACTGGTCGTCTTTGCCAGCCGACAGCGGGATCAGCCCGAAGTTGAATTCGATGGCCTTGTAGGCATCGCGCTCGAAGCCGAAGGCCTTGCCGCCACCGCTGACGTCCTGGACCGGCGGCACCAGGCCGTCGCGGGTCGCGTAGGCGAAGTCGTCCCACAGCAGCGGATCGCCATCGATGTTGAACTGCGTGGTCAGCTTGCGATAGCTGTCGGTGGTCACGAAGAAATGCACGTGGGCCGGACGGTTGCCATGGCGGGCCATGCGGTTGAGCAGCTGCTGGGTCGCGCCCTGCGGCGGGCAGCCGTAGCCGACCGGCATCCGGGTCAGGAACTCATACGTGCCATCGGCACCGGTGGTCACCGCGCCACGCAGGTTGAACTCGGTCTGCGCACCGGTGGGGTCGAAGTGCGAGTAAAAGCCCTTCGAGTTGGCGTGCCAGGCTTCGACCAGCGCACCAGCGACCGGCTGGCCCTCTTCATCGACCACCGTGCCGTGGATGCGCAGCGGGCCAGCATCGGGATCGGCGTCATGGTCGATCTTGGCGCTGCCCTGGCTGACCGGCGCGCCGGCCACGTAGAGCGGGCCTTCGATGGTGCGCGGGGTGCCGCCGGTGATGCCGGCGATGCGGTCTTCCTCGTCCAGGCGCAGGTCGATGTAATGCTCCAGGCCGATCCCGGCGGCCAGCAGCGCGGCCTCGCCATCCTGGCCGAGCTTGTTGAGGTAGTTGATGCCGGCCCAGATCTCGTCCGGGCTCAGGTCCAGGTCCTCGATCGTCTTGAACAGGTCCGACAGGATCCGGTGCACGACCTGCTTGGTCCGGGCATCGCCGTCGGCGCCGTCCAGGTTGCTCACGGTACGCAGGAAATCCTGCACTTCGGGCTGGTTGAAGATTTTCACGCTCATCGTCTTGCTCCTCGTGGTGGCGAATGCTGCCGGGACGCGTTCCCTCCCCAGGAGCGCATCGGATGAAAGGGGGGTGCGGTCTAGCGGTCATCCTCGTGCAGCGAGGACGGGTGCCGGCATAGCGGCGTGACGTCGATGACCATGTACGGGAACAGTGGCAACGACAGCAGCAGGTCATGCAGTTCGGTCGGGCTGTCCACATCGAACACAGACACGTTGGAATACTGGCCGACGATGCGCCAGATATGGCGCCACTTACCCGATTGCTGCAACTCCTGGAAGCGCGCCTTTTCAGTGGCTTTCAGTGACGTGGCCTTGGCCGGATCCATGTCCAGCGGCAGCTTCACGTCCATGCGTACATGGAACAACATGGCTCAGCCCTCCGTGCCGGTGGTGATCACCGGGGTGCGCGTGCGGTCGCGGCGGAACGCGTTGACGCGGTCCTCGTCCAGGGCGATGCCCAGGCCCGGCGCATTCGGCACTTCCAGGTGGAAATCGCGATAGACCAGCGGCTGCGCCAGGATTTCCTCGGTCAGCAGCAGCGGCCCGAACAGCTCGGTGCCCCACTGCAGGTGCGGGAAGGTGGCGAACACATGCGCCGCGGCGATCGTGCCCACGGCACCTTCGAGCATGGTCCCGCCATACAGCTCGATCCCGGCTGCGTCGGCAATCGCACCAACCTTGAGTGCGGCGAACAGCCCGCCGGATTGTTCCGTCTTGACCGCGAACACATCGGCGCCGGACACCTTGGCCAGCGCATAGGCGCTGTCCGGGCCGGTCAGCACTTCGT
Proteins encoded in this window:
- the benB gene encoding benzoate 1,2-dioxygenase small subunit — protein: MSHDAAAIAAFLYREARLLDDRQWDEWLALYASDVVYWMPAWDDDDQLTEDPQSQISLIYYPNRDGLEDRVFRIKTERSSASTPEPRTGHNINNIEVLDTRDDAIDVRYNFHTLNHRYKSTDHFFGTCFVTLRRDGEGFLIANKKIVLKNDYIRQVIDIYHI
- a CDS encoding DcaP family trimeric outer membrane transporter, coding for MQSLITATRRASLACAISVALFAPGLAAAQTASDAAQDQRIQQLESEVSALKDMVLNQQSQLADARSRLEAATVPGNTPLKGPGVQGSGAIVTAPPAQASPALGAGAPPRAPIQNTAIVAGGDSHFSYGGFIKLDMMSTYTSDGAIADSTPGRLFYFPAATPVDAGPGKSYTDFHAQFSRIWFGVDRVTDAGDKLKGYVEFDFFGGGNSNVGNEKFSNGYPPTLRHAYVQWNHWLAGQTWTNAMDLGSLPETVDFVGIVDGTLFARQAQIRYSTGNWSFSLENPQTWYQDGSPTQVSSGENNVPDVTARWTTKGNWGHFSVAGLARQLRTADDSTAGYALSVAGSFKLSDTDLLQYTVSGGPGLGRYIGFGLIPDAYIEQDGRLKAQDGYAGFAAWRHNWTGNLRSTLAYSAAYISTDESAVGQLATERTQSWRVNLIYSPFPRLDVGAELSWAKRQLANDAEGELNRLQTTVKYTF
- the catA gene encoding catechol 1,2-dioxygenase, translated to MSVKIFNQPEVQDFLRTVSNLDGADGDARTKQVVHRILSDLFKTIEDLDLSPDEIWAGINYLNKLGQDGEAALLAAGIGLEHYIDLRLDEEDRIAGITGGTPRTIEGPLYVAGAPVSQGSAKIDHDADPDAGPLRIHGTVVDEEGQPVAGALVEAWHANSKGFYSHFDPTGAQTEFNLRGAVTTGADGTYEFLTRMPVGYGCPPQGATQQLLNRMARHGNRPAHVHFFVTTDSYRKLTTQFNIDGDPLLWDDFAYATRDGLVPPVQDVSGGGKAFGFERDAYKAIEFNFGLIPLSAGKDDQLVYRLRAAA
- the catC gene encoding muconolactone Delta-isomerase, encoding MLFHVRMDVKLPLDMDPAKATSLKATEKARFQELQQSGKWRHIWRIVGQYSNVSVFDVDSPTELHDLLLSLPLFPYMVIDVTPLCRHPSSLHEDDR
- a CDS encoding benzoate/H(+) symporter BenE family transporter, translated to MPAFIRQLIRDASLPAVLAGVIATLISFAGPLVIVFQAASGLPAPLLASWVWAISIGSGVLGVGLSLYYRAPTVIAWSIPGSVLLVTLLPTVAFPVAVGAYVVASAVMLAVGLSGAFDRIVARLPPAITAAMLAGILFGFATRLFVGMASQLVLVLAMFVAFFTGRRWFPRYAVVAVLLTGVSVALLTGQVHGPLPALSVTVPVWVTPQFDWQAIVSISIPLVVVALTGQFVPGMAVLRTCGYARPAAGPLLVWSAAGSALLAPFGCHGLNPGAVTAAICTGPEAHPDAGRRYVAGVAGGVAYLVLGCFAGTVLALFSTLPKELIATLAGLALFPSIAGALTTAVADARDRDAALVTFIVCASGMSLFGLGAAFWSLLFGVATHLLLQWRWGRAAVPVGQASR
- the benC gene encoding benzoate 1,2-dioxygenase electron transfer component BenC codes for the protein MSYRIALNFEDGITRFIDCNAGEKVLDAAYRNKINLPMDCSDGVCGTCKCRAEAGQYDLGDDYIDDALTEDEAGAGLVLTCQMVPSSDCTLAVPVTSTACKTGSTTFKAAVVDVVPHEDAALELKLEVTGDAPGFLPGQYVNIAVPGSGQTRSYSFSSKPGSHEPTFLIKRVPGGLMSGYLDSASPGQVLDMTGPLGSFYLREVKRPVLMLAGGTGLAPFLSMLAHLESTGSDHPVYLMYGVTRGADLVLVDVLRKFAERLDFFSFDTCVVDPESRHPKIGYVTQHLMPEALHDGAVDVYLCGPPPMVDAVRNHFTDIKVSPASFYYEKFTPNAPASAPQDLAA
- a CDS encoding Rieske 2Fe-2S domain-containing protein → MSAIIENKTDIEQLLATALQDDPEAGVFRCRRDIFTDADLFELEMKHIFESNWVYLAHESQIPNNNDYFTTHIGRQPVVITRDKTGELHAVINACAHRGAMLCRRKHGNKGSFTCPFHGWTFSNTGKLLKVKDEKTTQYPPQFGEHGSHDLKRVARFQSYRGFLFGSLSDEVASLEDYLGETKTIIDQIVDQAPDGLEVLRGSSSYIYDGNWKLQMENGCDGYHVSSVHWNYSATMGRRKETGTKAVDANGWSKSIGGVYGFDNGHILLWTQSLNPEVRPVWKRRAEIAARVGEDKADFITRQTRNLCLYPNVYLMDQFSTQIRVTRPIDVDKTEVTIYCFGIKGESAEDRATRIRQYEDFFNVSGMGTADDLEEFRACQQGYAGTSAAWNDLSRGAPLWVEGPDENAQKMGIKPLLSGGRSEDEGLFVRQHEYWARTLRKAVADAGCGDAP
- the benD gene encoding benzoate diol dehydrogenase BenD is translated as MSRRFAGKVMVVTGAAQGIGRSVALRAAAEGAQVVLVDRADFVGEVAAEAGGNTAAFVADLETHAGAVAAMDFAAQAFGGIDILINNVGGAIRMRPFAEFEPEQIDAEIRRSLMPTLYSCHAVLPHLLTRGAGTIVNVSSNATRGIYRVPYSAAKGGVNAITQCLAMEYADRNIRVVATAPGGTSAPPRRVPRNASGDTAQEQAWMGEVVEQVTTSSFLNRYGTIDEQVAPILFLASDEAGYITGSILPVAGGDTG
- a CDS encoding MFS transporter; amino-acid sequence: MRSIDVSEAIDSGRFSRFQWSVVVLCAVLLVVDGYDVFVAGTVLPTLIKEWGLSKPEAGMLQAWALFGMMFGALVLGPLADRIGRKKGIAISFVLFTVATLCTGFANTPEHFKALRFVAGLGCGGLMPNAVALMNEYAPKRMRGTMVALMFSGYSVGGMVAAALGIWMIPALGWKPMFWAAAVPLLVLPLILWRLPESLGFLIRQGRQEEARAIFARLQTGAAIQAQDTLVFSETKGAAASVIELFRHQRTLRTLMLWLSFFCCLLLVYLLSSWLPKVMQEAGYAQKASLLTLFSLNFGGMAGAIAGGWLGDRFGLPKVVVGFFAAAALSIAAIGYIPSVPVLFTLVFIAGATTIGTQILLYASVAQLYNLSVRSTGLGWASGVGRVGAIVGPTLGGVLLARELPLQQSFLIFAVPAAVATVSMLVFAVCNQRAARPVQAAVAANAP